A section of the Thermodesulfobacteriota bacterium genome encodes:
- a CDS encoding type II toxin-antitoxin system VapC family toxin, with the protein MNGKFLLDTNIIIALFSGDPGVHERISNASEVFVPCIAIGELYFGAHKSSRPQENHTRINGFVLDSTVLACNADTAKRYGDIKNRLKEKGQPIPENDVWIAALAQQYALTLVSRDTHYNSKGKETVHYCPSYPY; encoded by the coding sequence GTGAATGGTAAGTTCCTGCTGGATACGAATATTATCATCGCCCTTTTTTCCGGGGACCCCGGGGTTCACGAGCGCATATCCAACGCCTCGGAAGTCTTTGTCCCGTGCATTGCCATCGGGGAATTGTATTTCGGAGCGCACAAGTCGTCGAGACCGCAGGAAAATCATACTCGCATAAACGGATTTGTCCTCGACAGCACTGTCCTTGCATGCAATGCGGATACGGCCAAACGATACGGGGATATAAAGAACCGCTTGAAAGAGAAGGGGCAACCTATTCCTGAAAACGATGTCTGGATTGCCGCGCTCGCACAACAGTATGCCCTTACGCTTGTTTCACGCGATACGCATTATAATTCCAAGGGCAAGGAAACCGTACACTACTGCCCAAGCTATCCATATTAG
- a CDS encoding 5-formyltetrahydrofolate cyclo-ligase gives MGTKESLRKEFLGKRCRLSFEEVFRASSLVQKRFMETREFGGARRIALYSSFRNEVLTDDILSRAVEGGKEVFFPRVVSSGPHLAFFRVTDREELSPGSYDILEPPDGGTEAPPSGFDCVVVPGAAFDMTGARLGYGKGYYDRVLAKVRCPVVGLSFDFQILEEGEMPTEPHDVRVGSVVTESRVIRFRDDIRDDRGPL, from the coding sequence ATGGGCACAAAGGAGTCTTTAAGGAAGGAGTTCCTCGGGAAGCGTTGCAGGCTGTCCTTTGAAGAGGTCTTCCGCGCGAGCTCCCTGGTGCAGAAGCGCTTTATGGAGACCCGGGAGTTTGGCGGGGCCCGGCGTATCGCGCTTTACTCGAGTTTCAGGAACGAGGTCCTTACCGACGACATACTGTCGAGGGCGGTCGAGGGCGGCAAGGAGGTCTTCTTCCCGCGGGTGGTAAGCTCGGGCCCGCACCTGGCCTTTTTCAGGGTCACGGACAGGGAAGAGCTCTCGCCGGGGTCATACGATATCCTTGAGCCGCCGGACGGGGGGACCGAGGCCCCGCCTTCCGGTTTCGACTGTGTGGTGGTGCCCGGCGCGGCCTTCGACATGACGGGGGCGAGGCTTGGATACGGCAAGGGTTATTATGACAGGGTGCTGGCGAAGGTGAGATGTCCGGTGGTGGGCCTCTCGTTCGATTTTCAGATCCTGGAGGAAGGTGAGATGCCCACCGAACCCCACGACGTAAGGGTGGGCTCGGTGGTGACCGAGAGCAGGGTGATACGGTTCCGGGACGACATCCGGGACGACAGAGGACCGTTATAG
- a CDS encoding TIGR00282 family metallophosphoesterase: MADATTILFIGDVMGKPGRRAVKKLLPELMDIHCPDVVVANGENAAGGFGITPGVYEELLSLGVDVVTSGNHIWDKREIEDYIGGTDRLLRPANYPKEAPGGGMTVFECRSGVKVGVVNLSGRVFMAHIDCPFTVGSRAIERLREETPVILVDMHAEATSEKNAFACHFDGLVSAVIGTHTHVQTADERVLPLGTAYITDAGMTGPTDSVIGIEKEAALKRFLTQMPARFEVATGGVEFQGVVVKVGPDGKAESIERIKRPVG; this comes from the coding sequence ATGGCCGACGCGACCACCATACTGTTCATAGGGGACGTAATGGGCAAGCCCGGCAGGAGGGCCGTGAAGAAGCTCCTGCCGGAGCTTATGGATATCCACTGCCCGGACGTGGTCGTCGCCAACGGCGAGAACGCCGCCGGCGGCTTCGGGATCACCCCAGGGGTTTACGAGGAGCTCCTCTCTCTCGGCGTGGACGTGGTTACCTCGGGCAACCACATCTGGGACAAGCGTGAGATAGAGGACTACATAGGCGGCACCGACAGGCTGCTTCGGCCCGCCAACTATCCGAAAGAGGCCCCGGGTGGAGGCATGACCGTCTTCGAGTGCCGCTCGGGCGTTAAGGTCGGGGTCGTGAACCTCTCCGGCAGGGTCTTCATGGCCCACATCGACTGTCCCTTCACCGTGGGCAGCAGGGCAATAGAAAGGCTCAGGGAGGAGACCCCGGTGATATTGGTGGACATGCACGCCGAGGCCACCAGCGAGAAAAACGCCTTTGCCTGCCACTTCGACGGCTTGGTGAGCGCGGTTATAGGCACCCACACGCACGTGCAGACGGCCGACGAGAGGGTCTTGCCGCTCGGGACCGCCTACATAACCGACGCAGGTATGACCGGCCCGACGGATTCGGTCATAGGCATAGAGAAGGAGGCCGCGCTTAAGAGGTTCTTGACGCAGATGCCCGCGAGGTTCGAGGTGGCCACGGGCGGTGTCGAGTTCCAGGGGGTGGTGGTAAAGGTCGGGCCGGACGGAAAGGCCGAGAGCATCGAGAGGATAAAGAGGCCGGTCGGCTGA
- the rny gene encoding ribonuclease Y, whose protein sequence is MEVSILLTVVAVGVLMLLVGVGIGVLVRKRFVEKTIEGAAKTAEDIIAGAKKEGEGIKKEADLQARDKFYQAKVESEKEARERRKEIQALEKRLLSKEEHLDRKSDAVERKEGELSKREKGIANHERKAQEIERGLEDLLAEQRRKLESISDVSAEEAKRQLLEVMEDEAKLEAGKTLKRIEEETRAEAEKKAKERLGLAIQRYAGEYVTERAVSVVNLPNDEMKGRIIGREGRNIRAIEAITGIDIIIDDTPEAVIISGHNPVRREVARMALEKLIADGRIHPARIEEVVAKADSEVMKSIMEAGERAIFDTGLHGIHNEIQRLIGRLKFRTSFAQNVYAHSMEVAFLCGIMASELGISTKQARRAGLLHDIGKAVDHEVEGPHAAIGADLARKYGESPKIVAAIGQHHNDQPESILGVLVQAADTLSAARPGARREMVESYVKRLEDLEKIAKEFKGVEKSYALQAGREIRVVVESNEVNDGRAVVLSKDIAKKIEKELSYPGQIKVTVIRETRSVDYAK, encoded by the coding sequence ATGGAGGTGTCCATACTTTTAACGGTAGTCGCCGTCGGCGTGCTTATGCTGCTGGTCGGTGTCGGTATAGGCGTTCTTGTCAGGAAGAGGTTCGTCGAGAAGACCATCGAGGGTGCGGCAAAGACCGCTGAAGATATAATAGCCGGGGCAAAGAAGGAAGGCGAAGGCATAAAGAAGGAGGCGGACCTTCAGGCCAGGGACAAGTTCTACCAGGCCAAGGTCGAGTCGGAAAAGGAGGCGCGAGAGAGGCGAAAGGAGATCCAGGCGCTCGAGAAGAGGCTCCTTTCCAAGGAAGAACACCTCGACCGTAAGTCCGACGCCGTAGAGCGGAAGGAAGGCGAACTCTCCAAGAGGGAGAAGGGTATAGCCAACCATGAGAGGAAGGCCCAGGAGATAGAGCGGGGTCTCGAAGACCTCCTTGCCGAGCAGAGGCGGAAGCTCGAGTCTATCTCCGACGTCTCCGCCGAGGAAGCCAAGAGGCAACTCCTCGAGGTGATGGAGGACGAAGCCAAGCTCGAGGCCGGGAAGACGCTGAAGAGAATAGAGGAAGAGACCAGGGCCGAGGCGGAGAAGAAGGCCAAGGAGAGACTGGGCCTCGCCATCCAGAGGTATGCCGGCGAGTACGTCACCGAGAGGGCCGTATCGGTCGTGAACCTCCCCAACGACGAGATGAAGGGGAGGATAATAGGACGCGAGGGCAGGAACATCCGGGCCATAGAGGCCATAACCGGCATAGACATAATAATAGACGATACGCCGGAGGCCGTTATAATCTCCGGCCACAATCCCGTAAGGAGGGAAGTGGCCAGGATGGCACTCGAAAAGCTCATCGCGGACGGGAGGATCCACCCGGCCCGGATCGAGGAAGTGGTGGCCAAGGCGGACAGCGAGGTCATGAAGAGCATTATGGAGGCCGGCGAGAGGGCCATATTCGACACCGGGCTCCACGGCATCCATAACGAGATACAGAGGCTCATAGGAAGGCTCAAGTTCAGGACGAGCTTCGCGCAGAACGTGTACGCCCATTCGATGGAGGTGGCCTTCCTCTGCGGCATCATGGCCTCGGAGCTCGGCATCTCCACCAAGCAGGCCCGCCGGGCCGGGCTGCTGCACGACATAGGCAAGGCCGTGGACCACGAGGTCGAGGGGCCGCACGCGGCCATAGGCGCGGACCTGGCGAGGAAGTACGGCGAGTCTCCCAAGATAGTCGCCGCCATAGGCCAGCACCATAACGACCAGCCGGAGTCCATACTCGGGGTGCTCGTCCAGGCCGCCGATACGCTCTCCGCCGCGCGCCCCGGCGCGAGGAGGGAGATGGTCGAGAGCTACGTCAAGCGGCTCGAGGACCTTGAGAAGATAGCCAAGGAGTTCAAGGGGGTCGAGAAGTCCTACGCCCTGCAGGCCGGGCGCGAGATAAGGGTGGTGGTGGAGAGTAACGAGGTGAACGACGGCAGGGCGGTCGTGCTCTCCAAGGATATAGCGAAGAAGATCGAGAAGGAACTCAGCTACCCCGGGCAGATAAAGGTCACGGTCATAAGGGAGACCCGGAGCGTGGACTACGCCAAGTAG